Proteins from one Maledivibacter sp. genomic window:
- a CDS encoding SH3 domain-containing protein yields MQKRISIVVLAVIILVTISMAGCSKEEVPTSQKENSSGEEVEVVDSNENGTGDEEGKEEGQETQNNEGENNPGKEEQEVKEEKNIVYVSASKLNVRAESDPKAKIIGSVMKGSPVKILDKQMGETGEVTWLKIEFNDAENNNEGWISAQYTVDDRMELLGEAYKDLDLTPQEKMEYPENPRVEVKGVYVTIYSASGKKLDQLIELAKTTNINTFVIDVKDDNGNMLFATKAAEKFSPHANENAPIKDIEAFMKKLKDNNIYTIARIVSFKDPKYAKSNPDRDIVYKSNGKPYTNRDGIIWVSAHDRQLWEYNIEVSKEAAQAGFNEIQFDYVRFPASNGGKLDKHLDYRNELGESKPLTIQRYLKYARENLSPLNVYISADIYGLVGSVADDMGIGQYWEAVSNMVDYVSPMMYPSHYGSGVYGLSVPDANPYKTIDIGARDAVLRNKNIETPAIIRPWIQDFTATWVKGHIKYGPKQIKAQIKALEDNGVKEYLLWNPGNRYSAGGLK; encoded by the coding sequence ATGCAGAAAAGAATATCGATAGTGGTTTTGGCAGTGATTATTCTAGTTACTATTAGTATGGCAGGTTGTAGTAAGGAAGAAGTACCTACTTCACAAAAAGAAAATTCGAGCGGTGAAGAAGTAGAAGTAGTAGATAGCAATGAAAACGGTACGGGAGATGAAGAAGGCAAGGAAGAAGGACAGGAAACTCAAAATAACGAAGGGGAAAATAACCCTGGTAAAGAAGAACAGGAAGTTAAGGAAGAAAAGAATATTGTATATGTAAGTGCTAGTAAACTAAACGTTAGAGCTGAAAGTGACCCAAAGGCAAAGATTATTGGATCTGTTATGAAGGGATCACCTGTAAAGATCTTGGACAAGCAAATGGGTGAAACGGGAGAAGTTACTTGGCTAAAGATTGAATTTAATGATGCTGAGAACAATAATGAAGGATGGATTTCTGCCCAGTATACTGTGGATGATAGGATGGAGCTTCTAGGGGAAGCCTATAAGGATTTGGATTTGACTCCTCAAGAAAAAATGGAATATCCAGAGAATCCCAGGGTAGAAGTTAAGGGAGTATATGTAACAATTTATTCTGCTTCGGGTAAAAAGTTAGATCAGCTCATAGAACTGGCAAAAACAACTAATATAAACACTTTTGTTATTGATGTTAAGGATGATAATGGGAATATGCTTTTTGCAACAAAGGCAGCGGAAAAGTTTTCTCCACATGCCAATGAAAATGCACCCATTAAGGATATAGAAGCATTTATGAAGAAGCTTAAGGATAACAATATATATACAATAGCTAGAATAGTTTCCTTTAAGGATCCTAAATATGCTAAAAGTAATCCAGATAGGGATATAGTATATAAAAGTAATGGTAAACCATATACCAATAGGGATGGGATTATTTGGGTGTCAGCCCATGATAGGCAATTATGGGAATATAATATTGAAGTATCAAAGGAAGCGGCTCAGGCAGGCTTTAATGAGATACAATTTGATTACGTTAGATTTCCCGCTTCAAATGGCGGAAAGCTGGATAAGCATCTAGACTATAGAAATGAGCTAGGAGAGTCAAAGCCATTAACTATTCAAAGGTATTTAAAATACGCTAGAGAGAATCTTTCTCCCCTTAATGTATATATTTCAGCCGATATTTATGGATTAGTCGGTTCAGTAGCTGATGATATGGGGATTGGACAATATTGGGAAGCTGTGAGCAATATGGTTGATTACGTATCCCCAATGATGTATCCAAGTCATTATGGATCAGGGGTATACGGCTTGTCAGTACCCGATGCAAACCCATATAAAACTATAGACATTGGAGCAAGGGATGCTGTGCTTAGAAATAAAAACATTGAAACACCTGCAATAATCAGACCATGGATACAGGACTTTACCGCTACTTGGGTAAAGGGACACATAAAATATGGACCAAAACAGATTAAGGCACAAATAAAGGCATTAGAAGATAATGGAGTCAAAGAATATTTATTGTGGAACCCTGGAAATAGATATTCAGCTGGCGGATTAAAATAA
- a CDS encoding carbamoyl phosphate synthase small subunit produces the protein MKGYLLFEDGTTFEGETFGYQRQTLGEVVFNTGMTGYQEILTDPSYYGQIVVMTYPLIGNYGVNAQDAESFSPKVKGFIVREIYEDYSNWRGTETLNDYLSKNKIVGLKAVDTRALTKFLRDKGTMAGKIVIGEKENNIDNKDLEEFNNHRAVDRVTTEYTYSLKPTLPKVAVLDFGIKKNILDSLIKRNIELTVYPASTSPETILENNPDGIFLSNGPGDPAELTEIIENIKKLIGKKPIFGICLGHQLISLALGGKTTRLKYGHRGTNHPVKDLLKDRVYITSQNHGYVVEEDSLNKEEMEITHINLNDGSIEGIRHRKLPLFSVQFHPEASPGPQDTAYLFEEFLKML, from the coding sequence ATGAAAGGATATCTGTTATTTGAGGATGGAACAACATTTGAAGGAGAAACCTTTGGATACCAAAGGCAAACCCTAGGAGAAGTAGTATTTAATACAGGAATGACTGGGTATCAAGAGATACTGACAGATCCGTCCTATTATGGGCAGATTGTAGTTATGACATATCCATTGATAGGAAACTATGGAGTCAATGCCCAGGATGCCGAATCCTTTAGTCCAAAGGTAAAGGGCTTTATAGTAAGGGAAATATATGAGGATTATTCAAATTGGCGGGGAACTGAAACCCTAAATGACTATCTTTCTAAAAATAAGATAGTGGGATTAAAAGCCGTTGATACCAGAGCTTTAACGAAATTTTTAAGGGATAAAGGAACTATGGCCGGTAAAATAGTAATCGGTGAAAAGGAAAATAATATAGATAACAAGGATTTAGAGGAGTTTAATAACCACAGGGCTGTGGATAGGGTAACTACAGAGTACACCTATAGCTTAAAGCCAACACTTCCTAAGGTGGCTGTCTTAGATTTTGGTATAAAGAAAAACATACTAGACTCTCTTATAAAAAGAAACATTGAATTAACCGTTTATCCTGCTAGTACTTCTCCCGAGACAATTCTTGAAAACAATCCCGATGGAATATTTTTATCAAATGGCCCTGGAGATCCAGCGGAGCTTACGGAAATAATAGAGAATATAAAGAAATTAATAGGCAAAAAGCCTATCTTTGGTATTTGCCTAGGGCATCAACTAATATCCCTAGCCCTTGGTGGGAAAACCACAAGACTCAAATATGGTCATAGGGGAACTAACCACCCGGTCAAGGATTTATTAAAGGATAGAGTGTATATAACCTCACAGAATCATGGCTATGTAGTGGAGGAAGATAGTTTAAATAAAGAAGAAATGGAGATAACCCATATAAACCTAAACGATGGCAGTATAGAGGGAATAAGACATAGAAAACTACCCTTGTTTAGTGTACAGTTCCATCCTGAAGCATCACCGGGGCCCCAGGATACGGCCTATCTTTTTGAAGAATTCTTAAAAATGTTATAA
- the carB gene encoding carbamoyl-phosphate synthase large subunit produces the protein MPIMENIKKVLVIGSGPIIIGQAAEFDYSGTQACKVLKEEGIKVVLINSNPATIMTDKEIADAVYIEPLTVEVIEKIIIKEKPDSIVAGMGGQIALNLAVELYKKGIVQKYGLKLLGTDVESIDEAEDREKFKNLMERIGEPVIESEIVNNMDEAIEYSKVIGFPLVVRPAFTLGGSGGGIANNLDELKEIASKGLKYSMVNQVLLERSVKGWKEIEYEMMRDNKGNAITVCNMENIDPVGVHTGDSIVVAPSQTLSDKEYQMLRNASIKIIDALNIKGGCNVQFALDPNSFEYHVIEVNPRVSRSSALASKATGYPIAKVAAKIAMGYNLDEIKNDVTDRTFACFEPTLDYCVVKIPKWPFDKFKTGNRALGTKMMATGEVMAISNSFEGALLKGVRSLEIGQYSLYNQDLHGLSMEELKGKIQMGDDERLFYISEMFRRGLKIVDISLLTGIDKFYLHKIKNIVDLEESIRNKDLNNIDEEKMLLLKKKGFSDKGIGNLTGSNGMEVYNLRKKYNIEAVYKMVDTCGGEFDAASPYYYSTYDTVDEVEISTKDKVMVIGSGPIRIGQGIEFDYCSVHGVLALKEEGIESIIVNNNPETVSTDFDTSDKLYFEPITEEDVLNIIEKEKPMGVILQYGGQTSIKLANFLDEMGINILGSSAESIDKSEDREKFEKLLDKLDIKRPKGKGVMTLEAGLKVSEALGYPVLVRPSYVLGGMGMEIAYNEEELEKYLRDTFKRDSKNPVLIDKYMMGLEIEVDAICDGEDILIPGIMEHLERAGVHSGDSISIYPAENICKKIENNIIEYTYNLARALEVKGLINIQYVLYEGQLYVIEVNPRASRTVPYISKVTGIPMISLATKVMLGKKLKDLGFGTGLNKAKKIKAVKVPVFSMEKLPDTEIALGPEMKSTGEVLGVGDDLDMALYKGLIGANINIPRGGKIIMSISDNYKAEFLPIAKDLKDLGFQFFATHGTASFLKENEIESNMVAKIGEDKHSLLDLIDNGEIDLVVNIPTKGRNSRTDGFKIRRRAVEKKVCCLTSLDTLAAIIGIIKKDIKVEDIEVINICDI, from the coding sequence ATGCCTATAATGGAGAATATAAAGAAGGTTTTAGTAATTGGATCAGGTCCAATAATAATAGGGCAGGCTGCAGAATTTGATTATTCAGGAACACAGGCCTGTAAAGTGTTGAAAGAAGAGGGTATAAAGGTTGTACTTATAAACAGCAATCCGGCTACAATAATGACGGACAAGGAAATAGCCGATGCCGTATATATAGAGCCCTTGACAGTAGAAGTTATTGAAAAGATCATAATCAAGGAAAAACCCGATAGCATAGTGGCTGGTATGGGAGGTCAGATCGCTTTAAATCTAGCGGTAGAGCTTTATAAAAAAGGTATAGTACAAAAATATGGGCTAAAGCTTCTGGGTACCGACGTAGAATCAATAGATGAAGCTGAGGATAGAGAAAAATTTAAGAACCTTATGGAGCGCATAGGAGAGCCTGTTATAGAGAGTGAAATAGTAAATAACATGGATGAAGCAATAGAATACAGCAAGGTAATAGGGTTTCCATTAGTGGTTAGACCTGCCTTTACTTTAGGAGGAAGTGGCGGTGGAATAGCAAACAATCTGGATGAGCTAAAGGAAATAGCTTCTAAGGGACTAAAGTATAGTATGGTAAATCAGGTTCTACTGGAAAGAAGTGTTAAGGGCTGGAAGGAAATAGAGTACGAAATGATGAGGGACAATAAGGGAAATGCCATAACAGTATGTAATATGGAAAACATCGATCCCGTAGGGGTTCATACAGGGGACAGTATAGTTGTAGCTCCTTCCCAAACCCTAAGTGATAAGGAATACCAAATGCTTAGAAATGCATCCATTAAGATAATAGATGCTTTGAATATAAAGGGTGGATGTAATGTCCAATTTGCCTTAGATCCAAATAGTTTTGAATACCATGTAATAGAAGTAAATCCAAGGGTTAGTCGTTCCTCTGCGTTGGCTTCAAAGGCTACGGGATATCCTATAGCTAAGGTTGCTGCCAAAATAGCCATGGGATATAACTTGGATGAGATAAAAAATGACGTTACCGATAGGACATTTGCATGCTTTGAGCCTACATTAGACTATTGTGTAGTTAAAATACCTAAATGGCCCTTCGATAAATTCAAGACAGGAAATAGAGCTTTAGGTACAAAAATGATGGCAACAGGAGAAGTTATGGCCATATCAAATAGCTTTGAAGGGGCTTTGCTTAAGGGTGTAAGATCCTTAGAAATTGGGCAATATAGTCTATATAATCAAGATTTACATGGGCTATCAATGGAAGAGCTTAAAGGTAAAATCCAAATGGGTGACGATGAAAGATTATTCTATATATCTGAAATGTTCAGACGAGGACTTAAGATAGTAGACATCTCATTACTAACTGGTATTGATAAGTTTTATCTACACAAGATAAAAAATATAGTAGATTTAGAGGAATCCATAAGAAATAAGGATTTAAATAATATTGATGAGGAAAAGATGCTGTTACTTAAGAAAAAAGGCTTCTCCGATAAGGGAATAGGAAATTTAACAGGTTCTAACGGCATGGAAGTCTATAATCTAAGAAAAAAATATAATATAGAAGCTGTGTATAAGATGGTTGATACCTGCGGTGGAGAATTTGATGCGGCTTCACCCTATTATTATTCTACCTATGATACCGTTGATGAGGTAGAGATTTCAACAAAGGATAAGGTTATGGTAATAGGTTCTGGGCCAATAAGAATTGGTCAAGGAATAGAGTTCGATTATTGCTCGGTACACGGGGTACTAGCCCTTAAGGAGGAAGGTATAGAATCCATTATTGTCAACAATAACCCTGAAACAGTAAGTACGGATTTTGATACGTCAGATAAGCTATATTTTGAACCCATTACAGAGGAGGATGTACTCAATATCATAGAAAAGGAAAAGCCTATGGGTGTTATACTCCAATATGGAGGACAGACCTCCATAAAGCTTGCAAACTTTTTGGATGAAATGGGTATAAATATCCTAGGCTCCTCAGCGGAGAGTATTGATAAGTCAGAGGATAGAGAAAAATTTGAGAAGCTCCTTGATAAGCTAGATATAAAAAGACCTAAGGGTAAGGGTGTAATGACCTTAGAGGCAGGTCTTAAGGTCTCAGAAGCATTAGGATATCCAGTATTGGTTAGACCAAGTTATGTTCTAGGCGGTATGGGAATGGAAATTGCCTACAACGAAGAGGAACTTGAAAAATACCTAAGGGATACCTTCAAAAGAGATAGTAAAAATCCAGTGCTTATAGATAAATACATGATGGGACTTGAAATAGAGGTTGATGCAATCTGCGATGGGGAAGACATACTTATACCAGGTATCATGGAACACCTTGAAAGAGCAGGAGTTCATTCGGGAGACAGTATATCAATTTATCCAGCAGAAAATATATGTAAAAAGATTGAGAATAATATAATAGAATATACTTATAATCTGGCAAGGGCTTTAGAGGTCAAGGGGCTAATTAATATACAATACGTTCTATATGAAGGACAATTATATGTTATAGAAGTTAATCCTAGGGCGTCTAGAACTGTACCATATATAAGTAAAGTAACGGGAATACCAATGATAAGTCTAGCAACTAAGGTAATGCTAGGAAAGAAGTTAAAGGATTTAGGATTTGGAACAGGGCTAAATAAGGCTAAGAAGATAAAGGCGGTTAAGGTACCTGTATTCTCCATGGAAAAGCTACCTGACACCGAAATTGCCCTTGGGCCAGAGATGAAATCGACGGGTGAAGTCTTAGGTGTAGGTGATGATTTAGACATGGCATTATATAAGGGCTTAATCGGGGCAAATATCAATATACCTAGGGGTGGAAAGATAATTATGAGTATTTCTGATAATTATAAAGCTGAATTTCTACCCATAGCTAAGGATTTAAAGGACTTAGGCTTTCAGTTCTTTGCAACCCATGGGACGGCAAGCTTTCTAAAGGAAAATGAAATTGAATCAAACATGGTTGCAAAGATTGGAGAAGATAAGCACAGTCTTTTAGACCTAATCGATAATGGAGAAATAGATTTGGTAGTAAATATACCAACCAAGGGACGTAATTCTAGAACCGATGGCTTTAAAATAAGAAGAAGGGCAGTAGAAAAGAAGGTATGCTGTTTAACGTCCTTAGATACACTAGCTGCAATAATTGGTATAATAAAGAAGGACATCAAAGTAGAAGATATAGAAGTTATTAATATATGTGATATATAA
- the pyrE gene encoding orotate phosphoribosyltransferase codes for MERSKEIAKKLLEIKAVTIKDTSNLFTWASGIKSPIYCDNRITMSYPEVRDAVAKEFKQIIKSQFPEAGIIAGTATAGIPHAAWVSQKMNLPMVYVRSSAKGHGKQNQIEGRLFEGKKVVLIEDLLSTGGSSMKAVKALREAGADVIGVVAIFSYNFKKVEDLFKEENVEYRTITNYDVLLPLAAEMGYVKQDELELLKQWSKEPYIFTK; via the coding sequence ATGGAAAGGTCAAAGGAAATTGCAAAAAAATTACTTGAAATCAAGGCAGTTACTATTAAGGATACTTCAAATCTATTTACATGGGCATCGGGTATAAAGTCACCGATATATTGTGACAATAGAATTACCATGAGCTATCCAGAGGTTAGGGATGCTGTGGCTAAGGAGTTTAAGCAAATAATTAAAAGTCAGTTTCCAGAGGCGGGTATTATAGCAGGGACTGCAACTGCTGGTATTCCCCATGCAGCATGGGTTTCTCAGAAGATGAATTTGCCTATGGTATATGTTAGAAGCTCCGCTAAGGGACATGGAAAGCAAAATCAAATCGAGGGCAGATTATTTGAAGGGAAAAAGGTAGTCCTTATTGAAGACCTTCTATCAACTGGTGGAAGCTCCATGAAGGCGGTAAAGGCTCTCAGAGAAGCCGGTGCCGATGTTATTGGAGTAGTAGCGATATTTAGCTATAACTTTAAAAAAGTAGAGGATTTATTTAAAGAGGAAAATGTAGAGTATAGAACCATAACAAACTATGATGTGCTTTTACCCTTGGCAGCTGAAATGGGATATGTAAAGCAGGATGAATTGGAATTATTAAAACAATGGAGTAAGGAGCCCTATATATTTACTAAGTAA
- a CDS encoding aspartate kinase: MKDIKIAKFGGTSVANANQFRKVQAIVQADEGRRYVVVSAPGKRHSEDNKVTDLLYLCHAHLQYSVPYDQVFDIIYDRYVEIVRELQLDFDIKPYLDEIKSKMTKNISIDYLVSRGEYLNALIMAKLLKYDFIDAKEVIFFGSNGSIDFDKTEKMMWKKLSEHPKAVIPGFYGSTCDGKVKIFSRGGSDITGAIVARIAQAEVYENWTDVSGFLVTDPRIVKDPKPIERITYRELRELSYMGASVLHEEAIFPVRDIGIPINIRNTNEPENPGTIITDHIKNKRNDNNIITGIAGKKEFTVIAIHKNHMNSEVGFIRKLLSILEMNNITIEHIPSGIDTVSIVISDAQLDNKLGIIIDEINKKCNPDSLNVYTNMALIATVGNNMAYTPGISAKLFTALGDKGINIRMIDQGSSEINIIVGIEDKDFDNAIRAIYDAFVVYP; this comes from the coding sequence ATGAAAGATATAAAAATAGCAAAATTTGGAGGCACATCCGTAGCCAATGCCAATCAGTTTCGTAAAGTTCAGGCAATCGTCCAAGCCGATGAAGGCCGTAGGTATGTTGTGGTATCAGCACCTGGAAAGCGGCATAGTGAAGATAATAAGGTGACTGATCTGCTTTACCTATGTCATGCCCATTTACAATACTCAGTTCCCTATGATCAGGTATTTGATATCATATACGATAGATATGTGGAAATAGTGAGAGAGCTTCAACTGGATTTTGATATAAAGCCATATTTAGATGAAATAAAATCCAAGATGACAAAGAATATATCCATAGATTATTTAGTTAGTAGAGGAGAATATCTAAATGCTTTGATAATGGCAAAATTACTAAAATATGATTTTATAGATGCTAAAGAAGTCATATTTTTTGGTAGTAATGGGTCCATAGATTTTGATAAAACAGAAAAGATGATGTGGAAGAAGCTATCGGAGCATCCAAAGGCAGTAATACCTGGATTTTATGGTAGTACTTGTGATGGTAAAGTAAAGATCTTTTCTAGAGGCGGCTCCGATATTACTGGAGCCATAGTAGCTAGAATAGCACAGGCTGAGGTTTATGAAAATTGGACGGATGTATCGGGTTTTCTTGTCACTGATCCACGAATTGTAAAGGACCCTAAGCCCATTGAAAGAATAACCTATAGGGAATTGCGAGAATTATCCTATATGGGTGCTTCGGTACTCCATGAAGAAGCAATATTTCCTGTACGTGATATAGGTATACCAATAAATATAAGAAATACCAATGAGCCCGAAAACCCCGGGACAATAATCACAGATCATATAAAAAATAAGAGAAATGATAATAATATTATTACCGGTATAGCAGGAAAAAAAGAGTTTACTGTTATAGCCATCCATAAGAACCATATGAATTCTGAGGTTGGTTTTATAAGAAAACTTCTTTCCATACTTGAAATGAATAATATTACCATTGAACATATACCTTCTGGGATAGATACTGTTTCAATAGTTATTTCTGATGCCCAGTTAGATAATAAGCTAGGCATAATAATTGATGAAATAAATAAAAAATGTAATCCAGATTCTTTAAATGTATATACTAATATGGCCCTTATAGCAACTGTTGGAAACAACATGGCATATACACCGGGAATATCAGCTAAGCTTTTTACAGCATTGGGAGATAAAGGAATAAATATTCGTATGATTGACCAGGGATCCAGTGAAATAAATATTATTGTGGGAATCGAAGATAAGGACTTTGACAATGCAATAAGGGCTATATATGATGCATTTGTTGTTTATCCATAG
- the asnS gene encoding asparagine--tRNA ligase, giving the protein MKTTLVKDIYRNTEQYVDKTITISGWIRTLRSSKAFGFIEVNDGSFFKNVQVVFEENLENFKEISKFTIAAAIVVEGTLVATPNSKQPFEIKATKITLEADSDRDYPLQKKRHTFEYLRTIAHLRPRSNAFSAVFRVRSLTAYAIHKFFQERGFVYVHTPIITGSDCEGAGEMFKVSTLDFKNIPMTEEGNIDFSDDFFGKETNLTVSGQLEGEAYALAFRNIYTFGPTFRAENSNTARHASEFWMMEPEIAFADLNDNMDLAEDMLKYIINYVMENAPEELEFFNKFVDKGLIERLNNVANSDFGRITYTEAIEILEKADKKFEYPVHWGCDLQTEHERYISEEVLKKPVFVTDYPKEIKAFYMRMNDDNKTVAAMDLLVPGVGELIGGSQREERLDVLEDRLAEMSLNKDDYWWYLDLRKYGGVKHAGYGLGFERAIMYLTGISNIRDVIPFPRTPKSAEF; this is encoded by the coding sequence ATGAAAACAACATTAGTAAAGGATATTTATAGAAATACAGAGCAGTATGTAGATAAAACTATTACTATCTCTGGGTGGATTAGAACCCTAAGATCGTCAAAGGCCTTTGGATTCATTGAAGTAAATGATGGAAGCTTCTTTAAAAATGTTCAGGTAGTTTTTGAAGAGAATCTAGAAAATTTTAAAGAAATATCAAAATTCACAATAGCTGCGGCTATTGTGGTAGAAGGTACTTTAGTTGCTACACCAAACTCAAAGCAGCCCTTTGAAATCAAGGCAACAAAGATAACCTTAGAAGCGGATTCCGATAGAGACTATCCGTTGCAAAAGAAAAGACACACCTTTGAATACCTAAGAACCATTGCCCATTTAAGACCACGTAGTAATGCTTTTTCTGCCGTATTTAGAGTACGTTCTCTTACAGCCTATGCTATCCACAAGTTTTTCCAAGAAAGAGGCTTTGTATATGTTCATACTCCAATCATCACAGGAAGTGACTGCGAAGGTGCCGGGGAAATGTTCAAGGTGTCTACCCTTGATTTTAAAAACATTCCAATGACTGAAGAAGGCAACATTGACTTTAGTGATGACTTCTTTGGAAAAGAAACAAATCTAACGGTAAGTGGACAGCTAGAAGGTGAAGCATATGCCCTTGCCTTCAGAAACATATATACCTTTGGGCCTACTTTTAGAGCCGAAAACTCTAATACTGCAAGACATGCTTCTGAGTTCTGGATGATGGAGCCGGAAATAGCCTTTGCTGATCTGAATGATAATATGGATCTTGCAGAGGATATGCTTAAATATATAATAAACTACGTTATGGAAAATGCTCCAGAAGAGCTTGAGTTCTTTAACAAATTTGTTGATAAAGGATTAATTGAAAGATTAAATAACGTTGCAAACTCAGATTTTGGTAGAATAACTTATACTGAAGCTATTGAAATACTTGAAAAGGCAGATAAGAAGTTTGAGTATCCCGTTCATTGGGGTTGTGACCTTCAAACAGAGCATGAGAGATATATAAGTGAAGAGGTACTTAAAAAGCCTGTTTTCGTAACTGACTATCCAAAGGAAATAAAGGCCTTTTATATGAGAATGAATGATGACAATAAAACAGTGGCAGCCATGGACCTATTAGTACCTGGTGTTGGGGAACTAATTGGGGGAAGTCAAAGGGAAGAAAGATTAGATGTTCTTGAAGATAGACTTGCAGAAATGAGTTTAAACAAAGACGACTATTGGTGGTACCTTGATCTAAGAAAATACGGTGGAGTTAAGCATGCCGGTTATGGTCTTGGATTTGAAAGAGCTATCATGTATCTTACAGGAATATCAAATATAAGAGACGTTATACCTTTCCCAAGGACTCCAAAGTCTGCTGAGTTTTAA
- a CDS encoding AAA family ATPase, which produces MIYLNIFTFPNDDMEIDFIMEEKRTCYDSFYPFRILSRHGFERIDFDPITILYGGNGSGKSTALNVIAEKLGIHRDSIYNKTNFFSDYVNMCQIQLEDDIPKHSRIITSDDVFDYMLNIRNLNQGIDNKREKLFEEYFDAKYAHFQMKSMEDYDQLKKVNDARSKSQSKFVRNRLIDNVREYSNGESAFKYFTEKIDENGLYVLDEPENSLSPKRQIELMNFIEDSARYLGCQFIISTHSPFLLAMKGAKIYNLDENPVDVKIWTELENVRTYYEFFKKYENEF; this is translated from the coding sequence ATGATTTACTTGAATATTTTTACATTTCCAAATGATGATATGGAAATTGATTTTATAATGGAGGAAAAAAGAACGTGCTATGATTCATTCTATCCCTTTAGGATATTATCAAGACATGGTTTTGAAAGAATTGATTTTGATCCAATTACTATTTTATATGGTGGGAATGGTTCAGGAAAATCAACGGCTTTGAATGTAATAGCAGAAAAATTAGGAATTCATAGGGATTCTATCTATAATAAGACTAATTTTTTCTCTGACTATGTCAATATGTGCCAGATACAACTTGAAGATGACATTCCTAAACATAGTAGGATTATAACAAGCGATGATGTATTTGACTATATGCTGAATATACGCAATCTCAATCAAGGAATTGATAATAAGAGGGAAAAACTTTTTGAAGAATATTTTGATGCAAAATATGCTCACTTTCAAATGAAATCTATGGAAGATTACGATCAACTGAAAAAGGTAAATGATGCTAGAAGTAAATCTCAATCCAAATTTGTACGAAATAGATTAATTGACAATGTGCGAGAATATTCCAATGGAGAGAGTGCATTTAAGTATTTTACAGAAAAAATAGATGAAAATGGACTATATGTATTGGATGAGCCTGAAAATAGCCTTTCCCCAAAACGTCAAATAGAATTAATGAATTTTATTGAGGATTCTGCACGATATTTAGGCTGTCAATTTATAATATCGACCCATTCTCCCTTTCTACTTGCGATGAAGGGAGCAAAAATCTATAATCTTGACGAAAATCCTGTTGATGTAAAAATATGGACGGAATTAGAAAATGTTCGTACATATTATGAATTTTTCAAGAAATATGAAAATGAGTTTTAA